A stretch of the Macaca thibetana thibetana isolate TM-01 chromosome X, ASM2454274v1, whole genome shotgun sequence genome encodes the following:
- the LOC126946858 gene encoding endoplasmic reticulum membrane-associated RNA degradation protein-like translates to MTDGLYHHVPENHCVLKDLDHLPTETIVLEVLVVLQSISKQCHHVSGQVTIASELRHRQWVERMLRSRQRQNYLRIWSRVSE, encoded by the exons atgaCGGATGGGCTGTATCACCATGTGCCTGAGAATCATTGTGTTTTAAAGGACTTGGATCATCTTCCTACTGAGAC GATTGTGCTGGAAGTGCTGGTTGTGCTCCAAAGCATCAGCAAGCAGTGTCACCACGTGTCTGGTCAGGTCACCATTGCCTCGGAGCTGAGACACAGGCAGTGGGTGGAGAGGATGCTGCGGTCTCGCCAGCGGCAGAACTACCTGCGTATATGGAGTAG